The following proteins come from a genomic window of Triticum aestivum cultivar Chinese Spring chromosome 6A, IWGSC CS RefSeq v2.1, whole genome shotgun sequence:
- the LOC123130338 gene encoding dirigent protein 1 has translation MATIVGYMYIYSSYHEVHSSFHMIHPTITSAIIASMPRVLFLVALTLALATTTAAARSRQIHLRFYMHDITGGPGQTAVQLVKGPGPAHPFMPGAHFGDTTVIDDALTEGPSAASRAVGRAQGSYMLAGLKEPVLMVSITVALTGGPYNGSTIAVVGRDDISAAVRELAVAGGTGAFRKATGHVLWRTARMESRDHMVLELDVYATVPAAVAAPIDGQREAGVLNI, from the coding sequence ATGGCGACCATCGTCGGCTATATGTATATATACAGCTCGTACCATGAAGTCCATTCATCGTTCCACATGATACATCCTACAATTACGTCCGCAATTATCGCATCAATGCCTCGGGTCCTCTTCCTCGTTGCTTTGACCCTCGCCTTGGCAACCACGACGGCTGCCGCGCGGAGCCGGCAGATCCACCTGCGCTTCTACATGCACGACATCACCGGCGGCCCGGGCCAGACGGCGGTGCAGCTCGTGAAGGGGCCCGGCCCCGCGCACCCGTTCATGCCGGGCGCCCACTTCGGCGACACGACGGTGATCGACGACGCGCTGACGGAAGGCCCCAGCGCGGCATCGCGGGCCGTCGGTCGCGCGCAGGGGTCGTACATGCTGGCGGGACTCAAGGAGCCCGTGCTGATGGTGTCCATAACCGTGGCGCTCACGGGCGGCCCGTACAACGGCAGCACCATCGCTGTGGTGGGCCGGGACGACATCTCCGCGGCGGTCAGGGAGCTCGCGGTCGCCGGCGGCACGGGCGCGTTCCGGAAGGCGACGGGGCACGTTCTGTGGCGGACGGCCAGGATGGAGTCGCGCGATCACATGGTGCTGGAGCTGGACGTCTACGCGACCGTGCCGGCCGCTGTTGCTGCTCCGATCGACGGGCAGCGTGAGGCCGGCGTTTTGAATATTTAG